One window from the genome of Elaeis guineensis isolate ETL-2024a chromosome 5, EG11, whole genome shotgun sequence encodes:
- the LOC105037333 gene encoding small ribosomal subunit protein uS12-like isoform X1 yields the protein MVIGLFLLAVLYFRKTGGMGAAHKLKVHRRKQRWADKAYKKSHLGNEWKKPFAGSSHAKGIILEKISIEAKHSNSAIRKCARVQLIKNGKKIAAFVPNDGCLNFIEENDEVLIAGFGHKGHAVGDIPGVRFKVVKVSGVSLLALFKEKKEKPRS from the exons GAAGACTGGTGGTATGGGAGCTGCACATAAGCTGAAGGTCCACAGAAGGAAGCAGAGGTGGGCTGACAAAGCATATAAGAAAAGTCACCTTGGCAATGAATGGAAGAAGCCTTTTGCTGGCTCTTCTCATGCAAAAGGGATTATTTTGGAGAAAAT AAGCATTGAGGCGAAGCACTCAAATTCTGCCATCCGAAAGTGTGCTCGGGTGCAGTTGATTAAAAATGGGAAGAAAATTGCTGCTTTTGTTCCCAATGATGGTTGCTTAAATTTCATTGAGGAAAAT GATGAAGTGCTGATTGCGGGATTTGGTCATAAAGGGCATGCAGTTGGAGATATTCCTGGTGTCAGGTTTAAGGTTGTTAAGGTCTCGGGTGTGTCTCTATTGGCTCTcttcaaggagaagaaggagaagcctAGATCTTAG
- the LOC105037332 gene encoding pentatricopeptide repeat-containing protein At3g09650, chloroplastic-like — MHQALVRCLRDERQLHRLDANSLGFLAVAAARFGATLYAVFVIRTMLRSGYLPNVKAWSAVVSRLVAAPDDGPTEALRLFDADLRRIRRIPGDAAADARPDTAAFNAALNAAANLGDVRRFVQLFDEMSEFSAEPDVLTYNVLIKMLARAE; from the exons atgcaccag GCCCTCGTCCGTTGCCTCCGCGACGAGCGCCAGCTCCACCGCCTCGACGCCAACTCCCTCGGCTTCCTCGCCGTCGCCGCCGCCCGCTTTGGCGCCACTCTCTATGCTGTCTTCGTTATCCGGACCATGCTTCGCTCCGGCTATCTCCCCAACGTCAAGGCTTGGAGCGCCGTTGTCAGCCGTCTCGTCGCCGCCCCCGACGACGGTCCCACCGAGGCCCTCCGCCTCTTCGACGCCGACCTCCGCCGCATCCGTCGCATCCCCGGCGACGCCGCGGCCGACGCCCGACCTGACACCGCCGCCTTCAATGCAGCCCTAAATGCTGCTGCCAACCTAGGGGACGTCCGGAGGTTCGTCCAGCTATTCGACGAAATGTCTGAGTTCAGCGCCGAGCCTGACGTACTAACATACAATGTTCTCATCAAGATGCTCGCCAGAGCTGAGTGA
- the LOC105037333 gene encoding small ribosomal subunit protein uS12-like isoform X2: MGKTGGMGAAHKLKVHRRKQRWADKAYKKSHLGNEWKKPFAGSSHAKGIILEKISIEAKHSNSAIRKCARVQLIKNGKKIAAFVPNDGCLNFIEENDEVLIAGFGHKGHAVGDIPGVRFKVVKVSGVSLLALFKEKKEKPRS, translated from the exons ATGGG GAAGACTGGTGGTATGGGAGCTGCACATAAGCTGAAGGTCCACAGAAGGAAGCAGAGGTGGGCTGACAAAGCATATAAGAAAAGTCACCTTGGCAATGAATGGAAGAAGCCTTTTGCTGGCTCTTCTCATGCAAAAGGGATTATTTTGGAGAAAAT AAGCATTGAGGCGAAGCACTCAAATTCTGCCATCCGAAAGTGTGCTCGGGTGCAGTTGATTAAAAATGGGAAGAAAATTGCTGCTTTTGTTCCCAATGATGGTTGCTTAAATTTCATTGAGGAAAAT GATGAAGTGCTGATTGCGGGATTTGGTCATAAAGGGCATGCAGTTGGAGATATTCCTGGTGTCAGGTTTAAGGTTGTTAAGGTCTCGGGTGTGTCTCTATTGGCTCTcttcaaggagaagaaggagaagcctAGATCTTAG